CCAGCCCCCGCGTTGGCAGTGGCAAAAACGGAGAGCGAATACCTGTCGCCGCAACGCCTGCCTGCCGGTGAATCTGCCAAACAGATCAACGAAGTCATGCAGGTTGAAGAACTTTCCAGCGTATACACGCGCAAGGCGTGGATGCCGCGCCAACAGCCTGAAATGGGGCAGGAACCCACCGCCGAATGGCTCGAATCCCTGCAAGTGCTGTTCGCCGGGTTCCTGAAAATACTGCTGTGGATCGCGCTCGTGGCACTGACATTCAGCGCTTTTTTCCACCGCCAGCGTATCTTTGCCCTGCTGAAACCGGTACGGCGCAAACTGCCAGGCACTGCCCCGCCTGACATCCTGTTTGGTATGGACATCCGCCCCGAATCGCTGCCGGATGACATTGCCGCAACCAGCCGCCACCTGTGGGAAAACGGCCAGCCGCGCGAAGCCCTCAGCCTGCTGTACCGGGGCGCACTGATGCGTCTGACCCGCCATGACCGCTTGCCGGTGCAAGCCAGCCACACCGAAGGTGACATCCTGCAACTGGCACGCGGGCATCTTGGTGGCGAACGCATGGCCTGGCTGGCCACCGTTACCCATGCCTGGCAGGAAATTGCCTACGCCCACCGCCCACCCGCCAATGCCCTGGCAGAATCCCTGTTCGATGGCTGGTCGCAACATTTCACTGCTCCGCCCATGATGGACGAGGTGGCTGCATGAAACTGCAAAACATCCTCCTCAGCGTCTTTACCGTGTTAGCCACCGCAGCAATAGCGCTGTGGTTCCTGCAAACCTTTGAATTGAAGGAGGTCGACGAGCATGTCGGTTTTCGCGGTGAAGCCAAAACCAACCAGCTATTCGCCGCCCGCCTTTTCCTCAAACACATGGGCATCCCTACCGAACGCAAGGATGGCCTACGTGAGCTGCCCACCGATACCGACACCGTGCTGCTCATCGACACCCAGCGCTACACCCTTTCACAGCAGAAAATCGACGAACTGCTGGCCTGGGTAGAACGCGGCGGTCACCTGATCACCCGCGCCCGTACCCCAAACGGCGAAACCCTGTATGACGATAGCAATGATGAAACCGCAGATGACGACGCTATCCCCGAACCCGTCAACGACGCCCTGCAAACCGCCCTGGGCATCACGCTGGGCAAACACATCATCCCGGAAGACGACGACCTGCCACTGGAGGCAGAACTCTCCAGCATGGGATACGCGCTGGAAGTCGAGCCGGAGTTTTTCTACACACTCGTAACCGATACAGACGCCTACCCGCAACGCTACCAGGATTCGGCATGGCTGCTGGAACTGGAACACGGCGCAGGTCTGGTGACACTGGTTGCCAACCTCGACTTCATCGAAAACCCCGCGCTGGAGGATTACGACCACGCCGAATTTCTCTGGCACATGATACACAGCCTACGCGATGCACCCCGCGCGGTGTGGCTGGTACACATGGACGACATGCCGCCGCTATGGCAACTACTCTGGCAACACGCCTGGGCTCTGGTGCTGACGCTGGCGGCTTTCATCCCGCTGACCATCCTCGCCTTCAGCCCGCGTTTTGGCCCCTTGATCCCCACCCCACCTGCAGGACGCCGCCGCATTCTGGAACACATCCACGCCAGCGGCCTGTTCATGTGGCGACGCCAGCAAAAACACGGCGATGCGCAATACGACGCTTTCGCCGCAT
The sequence above is drawn from the Thiothrix nivea DSM 5205 genome and encodes:
- a CDS encoding DUF4350 domain-containing protein; this encodes MKLQNILLSVFTVLATAAIALWFLQTFELKEVDEHVGFRGEAKTNQLFAARLFLKHMGIPTERKDGLRELPTDTDTVLLIDTQRYTLSQQKIDELLAWVERGGHLITRARTPNGETLYDDSNDETADDDAIPEPVNDALQTALGITLGKHIIPEDDDLPLEAELSSMGYALEVEPEFFYTLVTDTDAYPQRYQDSAWLLELEHGAGLVTLVANLDFIENPALEDYDHAEFLWHMIHSLRDAPRAVWLVHMDDMPPLWQLLWQHAWALVLTLAAFIPLTILAFSPRFGPLIPTPPAGRRRILEHIHASGLFMWRRQQKHGDAQYDAFAASVEQLYPTTRKQHDNHKPDA